A stretch of the Lineus longissimus chromosome 10, tnLinLong1.2, whole genome shotgun sequence genome encodes the following:
- the LOC135494898 gene encoding uncharacterized protein LOC135494898, with protein MTDRRILLAIFGFLLVIAVTQAEESALSKIVRAKRSPNHHGRNDAGLVIAGGNYDTKAKIDCEAKNHVFSEKFNRCCKSSEIVDDNTGMCRLLITSPCQPGETHVGHHRACIKA; from the exons ATGACGGATAGACGCATTCTTCTGGCAATCTTTGGCTTTCTACTCGTCATTGCCG TAACACAGGCAGAGGAAAGCG CATTGTCAAAGATCGTAAGGGCAAAGAGAAGCCCTAATCATCACGGCAGAAATGACGCAGGCTTGGTTATTGCAGGAGGCAATTACGACACGAAAGCGAAGATCG atTGCGAGGCTAAAAACCATGTTTTTAGTGAGAAGTTTAACCGCTGTTGTAAATCGAGCGAGATAGTTGACGACAATACTGGGATGTGTCGACTGCTTA TAACAAGTCCCTGTCAGCCTGGGGAGACGCATGTCGGTCACCACAGAGCATGTATCAAGGCCTAG